From Apium graveolens cultivar Ventura unplaced genomic scaffold, ASM990537v1 ctg366, whole genome shotgun sequence, the proteins below share one genomic window:
- the LOC141701262 gene encoding putative Histone-lysine N-methyltransferase ATXR5, which yields MARLVAIASTSVVFGFFFVVFFLHVGFIFFFVLNVAIALCAIRITIPQKRRKRLPKKSTKFLPYVPANDVESRNRQMDSLRFALQSKNVAFSDKLTYSHDMAPKSANQSKYEADDIQELSTEDYITIKKCKAMMKGGKCPPLKVVFDEVEGYKVEADGPIKAMTFLAEYTGDVDFVRNRRDDENFDSFMTLLTYRDSEEEDGLFICPDKRGNIARFISGINNHSAEGRKKKNLKSVRYNVRGKCHVYLVALRNIKKGERLCFDYNGQDNGYDTQHFI from the exons ATGGCAAGACTAGTGGCAATTGCAAGTACAAGTGTTGTCTTTGGCTTCTTCTTCGTTGTCTTTTTCCTTCATGTTGGCTTCATCTTCTTTTTCGTACTTAATGTTGCAATTGCATTGTGTGCAATTAGAATCACAA TTCCTCAAAAAAGGCGTAAACGTTTGCCAAAAAAATCTACAAAATTTCTTCCGTACGTTCCAGCAAATGATGTTGAGAGTAGGAACAGACAAATGGATTCTCTACGTTTTGCTCTGCAGAGTAAGAACGTAGCATTTAGTGATAAACTGACATACTCACATGACATGGCTCCTAAATCTGCTAATCAATCCAAGTATGAGGCAGATGACATCCAG GAACTATCTACCGAAGATTACATAACAATAAAGAAATGTAAAGCAATGATGAAAGGAGGAAAATGTCCTCCTCTTAAAGTTGTTTTTGATGAAGTGGAAGG GTACAAAGTTGAAGCAGATGGTCCAATCAAAGCCATGACTTTTCTTGCTGAGTATACAGGAGATGTAGATTTTGTCAGGAATCGGAGAGATGATGAGAATTTTGATAGCTTTATGACCCTCCTTACTTACAGAGACTCAGAAGAAGAAGATGGTCTCTTTATTTGCCCGGACAAGCGGGGAAATATAGCTCGCTTCATCAGTGGCATTAACAACCATTCTGC GgagggaagaaagaagaaaaaccTCAAATCTGTGAGGTACAATGTTCGTGGTAAATGTCATGTTTATCTTGTCGCTCTTCGTAATATAAAAAAGGGAGAACGACTTTGTTTCGATTATAATGGACAAGATAATGGATATGATACACAACATTTTATTTAG
- the LOC141701267 gene encoding putative Histone-lysine N-methyltransferase ATXR5, whose translation MKCLRPAVLEIPPENWYCDGCRSKHPEESTRDGSSKSRKRYFGIIAKYISPEVPQKRRKRLPKKSTKFLPYVPANDVESRNRQMDSLRFALQSKNVAFSDKLTYSHDMAPKSANQSKYEADDIQELSTEDYITIKKCKAMMKGGKCPPLKVVFDEVEGYKVEADGPIKAMTFLAEYTGDVDFVRNRRDDENFDSFMTLLTYRDSEEEDGLFICPDKRGNIARFISGITTILRKKKKNLKSVRYNVRGKCHVYLVALRNIKKGERLCFDYNGQDNGYDTQHFI comes from the exons ATGAAGTGTCTGAGACCGGCTGTTCTTGAAATTCCCCCTGAAAACTGGTATTGTGATGGTTGCCGCAGTAAGCACCCAGAAG AATCAACCAGAGATGGATCTAGTAAATCAAGGAAGAGGTATTTTGGGATTATAGCTAAATACATTTCACCCGAAG TTCCTCAAAAAAGGCGTAAACGTTTGCCAAAAAAATCTACAAAATTTCTTCCGTACGTTCCAGCAAATGATGTTGAGAGTAGGAACAGACAAATGGATTCTCTACGTTTTGCTCTGCAGAGTAAGAACGTAGCATTTAGTGATAAACTGACATACTCACATGACATGGCTCCTAAATCTGCTAATCAATCCAAGTATGAGGCAGATGACATCCAG GAACTATCTACCGAAGATTACATAACAATAAAGAAATGTAAAGCAATGATGAAAGGAGGAAAATGTCCTCCTCTTAAAGTTGTTTTTGATGAAGTGGAAGG GTACAAAGTTGAAGCAGATGGTCCAATCAAAGCCATGACTTTTCTTGCTGAGTATACAGGAGATGTAGATTTTGTCAGGAATCGGAGAGATGATGAGAATTTTGATAGCTTTATGACCCTCCTTACTTACAGAGACTCAGAAGAAGAAGATGGTCTCTTTATTTGCCCGGACAAGCGGGGAAATATAGCTCGCTTCATCAGTGGCATTACAACCATTCTGCGTAA aaagaagaaaaaccTCAAATCTGTGAGGTACAATGTTCGTGGTAAATGTCATGTTTATCTTGTCGCTCTTCGTAATATAAAAAAGGGAGAACGACTTTGTTTCGATTATAATGGACAAGATAATGGATATGATACACAACATTTTATTTAG